The nucleotide window GTAATagaaaaattgtcctaaagaGAACCGTTTGCAAGAGACtctaaataattgtttttttttttttttactgaaatttaatttaatttttttgaatgaaaagaataaataacaATGAATTAAtcaatttctctcaaaaaaaaattaaaatgaattaatCAATTAAGACAACCTTAGCACATAGGTATCTCTGTCGAGTTGAGTGGGACGCGACACGACACACCATCACTGCTCCGTCCTCCGCCTCCGCCGCCGTCGCCCTTAACCTCGTCCTCCTTCTCTGACTATGGAAATTATGAACAATTCTTCGGAATCCGAAACAGCGATATGGAAAGAAATTGAGATTTCAGAGAGGTTGGTATTCTTGTTTTCTTCGTTTGCTATTACTATTGAAATTCAGATACTTTCAGCAAAGATATGTAAACattgtttgttgttttgttttgtagcTATCTTGTTTGTTCCATGTACGAAGAAGCTGAATCATTATCTTCTTCCATTTTGAAACAATTGCGCAATGATTATTATCATGATACACCCATTTCACCAACTCAAGATATGTTTGAATCAACTGCCATGGTTCTTGTTCAAGCTTTCAATCAACTTGGCAAGCAAGTCCCTTTTACATTTTTCTCAATATTTCATCATTATGGGTTCCTTTGGattcacttatttttttagcttatgaaaaaagaatagattatgtaaataaataaacttttatctTAATTCGTAAGTTCTcgctaacgaaaattgtatcttcattaACTAACTTGATATGCTTATGAATATTACTTAAAAGCttgtttatttgcataagctgttttgcataagcttaaaaattagccaatccaaacggaccATATATATCAAATTGATAATTATCATGAACCTGTGTCGTCTGCTGCAGGACTGCAGAAATTCTTAATCAACTCAGAGAGTATTTCATTTCACTAAAAGCTATTCCTGCACAAGTTCTACTTACTGGGTATAATGCTTTTTGCTTAGTTTTACAGTTCACACTGATTGTATACCATAATATTGATTTACAAGATATGATatgatcatgtgttttttctaattttgttcAGAGCTTGTTTACAAATTGGACAAGGTTCTACTTTGGGTGTTCGAGAATTTCTTGAGGAGTTTCTTGATGGATGGAGTCTTGGGGATGGACAATATGATGCTGTCATTGCAGAAGTAAATGAAGAGCGTGAAAGTCGTTTCGAAAGGAACTATGTTATAGGAATTGATGAGTATTTGGAAGTTGTTGAGGTCTATGCCATCATACTTCTCGCTACGGTTTTAAAAGAGGTAGACCTTGCAGTTTCCTGGGTTGAAAATGCTCCATTGCCTGAGAAAAATCGACAGGTAAGGGTGTTTTctgtaaattaagtttgtaagTAATTCTGCCGACAagattaaacttttttttaaatggaattGAGAAACAGATTTATGGTGTGTTTTCCTGATACAAAATGCTCAATTTGCCACATGCACTTTGTGAACATCAAATCGACTTAATTTTCCTGTACGGTTAATGTGGTTAAGTAGCAACTGAGTATTAGGTTATCATTATGCACAAATTGGAAGAACCAATGTCAATATTTGTTTGTAATATTTTGCTATTCTTTGTTCTCATTGTTCTTTGTGCATATGTTTATTGAAGGCAAATTGCATTGAGTTGATTAATGAGTCaaagttttactttttttgggCGTGTGAagtttaaaatatgaaacacgGTAACAAATGTTACTCTAGGTAAAGTTACCAACTTTGTCCCAATCATCTATTCCAATATATCTTATGTTTGAGTCTGTAAATATTTGACCATTCTCTGCAATATGACGAAACTActagttttgaaaatttaaaaattcatctttttctaaATACCGTGTTTGTCTTAAGCTGTGAATTtccatttcatttattttactataaatattgGTATGCCACTGTATTCATAGGAACTGCTGAGAAGGTTACACTCTATACATTCTCTTAGAAGTACCACTTCATCTGAAGTTGCCTCTCTGCAATCACCTACAAATAACAATGAAACTTATTCTTCGAAAAAAATACACGAGTATAGAGGATCGCCTAGAGCCTTGACAAGCAAACATGCAGTTGTCTCAAAACTGTCTGAACGAATAGAGACATGTTCCTGGTGTTTCCGTGCTATTAACTTGAAGTTCGCTAATGCTAAGATTGTTGTACCTAGTGGGAAGATTATGCTtggttgtttgattttgtttgccTGTTATATTTTGAGAAGAAAGCAAGCTACTTTGAAAAGGTAATCACTTGAATTCTTGGCTCCCTACTAGACTGTGTCTGTTTACACCTATAACCCATTGTCCATGTCCTCTCACTATATAAGAGCTGCCTATCAAAAGTCGCtttgtttaaattatttatttttcactgTTGGTGGTGGTTGTTCTTTTCTGGGCCAAGTTTCCAGccttttatgaaattttaacatATATGTATTGAAGGCTAGGGCACTGTCTTATATTTAACTTAACGTTATTTAACCTATACCAATAACTTGATAAAACCATGCATAACTTTTATGTACAATAAGGGGCTATTATTGTGAAGTTAAACTTGGATAGTGTTTTCGGGAAAATATAGGACTAATGGACTACTATATTAGGAATCGAGGCTTGTGAGTTGTTCTTGTTGGGGGCATGTTATACTGTATTAGAAAATAATGCTTTTGTAACCGTGCTTTTTTTACTGTAACCAAAACATGTTGAATTGACCAAAAGTGAATTCAACAATATTTGCTCTATTTTCTTAAGGGATTGTATTTTTCTGAACAATCACTATTCATGGTTTAGGATTGTAAGAAGACAGGTGATTGTGACGAAGAAGGCTTTGGTCGATTTGTGGGAGCTTGCATTTTCCCATCAAGTTAATCCTTTAGCAGCTGTTCAACCGCTCGCTACTGCAACACGTCAAGGTCAGTGATGGTGTTGTTGATCAAGCCTGACCTTCATGAGTATGCCGCAAGTAATCCTCCAAAGATCATTTTGACTATCCATATAGTTCTGGAAAGGCAATATATCGTTTAAACATAAAGAGTGCCGGCTTACGCTGATCAACAAAGCCTTGAGGTTTTAGTGCTTTGAATTTGTGTGAAAAGTTGCACATGATAAATGCATTATAATATTCTCTTTACAAGGAATGTTGATTTTAGGCAGCCGTAGGGGAGCACACCCAGCCGGCGCTTAATGCTATGTTGTAAACCTTTTGCTTGGAGTAGCTTTCCTGTACCCAACAACTAGGCTAAACTGAAGCAACCATCTACAAAACaagatgttttgtttttgttttgctgATGTGCATGCTACGGGCCTATATAATAGACTCATTTTCACAAATTCAAATCATcgataaaatttaaattattacaaGAATACTTGTCAATGTCGGGTATATACTGATAATCAATGGCGATTGGCGATATCTTCAAATGTTTCAGTTGGATTTATTTTCTATGACAGAAACCAATTCAATGTTAAATCATTTAGAAATTAAATATGCAAGGTTTCTCATTTAGTTAGAGAAAGCATGCATAAGATCTTGTGAGCTCATAGTCATAGGATGCAAATCCACCATTTCTACTTTGTAATATATTTCATGTGGAAGAGTCAGTTGAATTTGGTATTGGTGACTTGGTTGTGTTTCCTAAAGGCATGAGTTGTACTTGGGATGTGTCTGTTGCTGTGAACAAACACTATCACTTTGAATAAATCTTAAATGTGTTACCCCTAATGAGTGAAATAGTAGAACTTTCATGAAATAATTTACCATTAAAGTGAAATAAGAAttttaaagtagttttttttttttgaaggaagaattTTAAAGTGGTTGTTAGCTTTTATTGCTAatagtgtcttttttttttagggaactaATAGTGTCTatctttgttattttcttcTCCAATTGTGTTATTTTGTTTAGAATATCATATATCATAAATTAATACATTGTGTTAATTTCTTTACAAATCTATCATTTTGCTTTTACAAATTCATCTTTTTGTCAACTAACAGAATGTATGATGTGTCATGTTAATTATAAGCATGTATAATATtctgtttaaaaaataatggacaaaagaaattattagttattaaatgcatttttggtaTTATGGTAGGTTTATCAGAGTCATGGTGAACCACCCTAATTTTGCAAAAGTTACAAGGTGTAGCTACCAAAAAATAAGGGTGAATCACTATGATTCTGATAAACCCACCGTAATACCAAACATCACTAAATTGCAAAAGTTACAATATCAATATCTTATCACTGAACTAACATCTTGTGGAGATTAACATGTATAGTCATGGCCTCAAGTGTCTTACAAGTTGTAGAATTAAATTTGCCTTATGAAATCACAAATTTTACCTGTTTGATGATAATTTGACCATTTAAGTTATATTTCAAAGTCTATTAGGTGAAGCATGAATATGTGCTTTGCTACCTTCACCTAATAGTTGATAACATGCGTAGACCGTGATGAATTTGGGTCCATAAGTTGTCATACATGGTCTATTTTACACTGCTATTGATTATTTATATCTAATAGTCGATATCATAAGTAGATCGTGATGAATTTGGGTCCATAAGTTGTTTATATGATTGACTACATCCCCTAAAAATAAGTTCTTTTTATGAATGACCACATATTACACATGTTTGTTATTTATAATAAGTAGTaaaataacttttaaatttgtattattttagGATATTATTGCCTAACAtgtatgagattttttttttctcacttgTTGGGGTAGCTATAAAGTGTGTTTATTATTGACATTGTCAATCTAAAATG belongs to Medicago truncatula cultivar Jemalong A17 chromosome 6, MtrunA17r5.0-ANR, whole genome shotgun sequence and includes:
- the LOC25497028 gene encoding protein APEM9 isoform X2, producing the protein MEIMNNSSESETAIWKEIEISERTAEILNQLREYFISLKAIPAQVLLTGACLQIGQGSTLGVREFLEEFLDGWSLGDGQYDAVIAEVNEERESRFERNYVIGIDEYLEVVEVYAIILLATVLKEVDLAVSWVENAPLPEKNRQELLRRLHSIHSLRSTTSSEVASLQSPTNNNETYSSKKIHEYRGSPRALTSKHAVVSKLSERIETCSWCFRAINLKFANAKIVVPSGKIMLGCLILFACYILRRKQATLKRIVRRQVIVTKKALVDLWELAFSHQVNPLAAVQPLATATRQGQ
- the LOC25497028 gene encoding protein APEM9 isoform X1; the protein is MEIMNNSSESETAIWKEIEISESYLVCSMYEEAESLSSSILKQLRNDYYHDTPISPTQDMFESTAMVLVQAFNQLGKTAEILNQLREYFISLKAIPAQVLLTGACLQIGQGSTLGVREFLEEFLDGWSLGDGQYDAVIAEVNEERESRFERNYVIGIDEYLEVVEVYAIILLATVLKEVDLAVSWVENAPLPEKNRQELLRRLHSIHSLRSTTSSEVASLQSPTNNNETYSSKKIHEYRGSPRALTSKHAVVSKLSERIETCSWCFRAINLKFANAKIVVPSGKIMLGCLILFACYILRRKQATLKRIVRRQVIVTKKALVDLWELAFSHQVNPLAAVQPLATATRQGQ